A section of the Kribbella sp. HUAS MG21 genome encodes:
- a CDS encoding antitoxin has protein sequence MNDFQEQAKNWLRNVVKQNPDKIKAGVEKAGDLIDKQTGGKYAEKVDAVQQKVGGFVDKQSGGSTPPAPGAPQDASPSGQDASTASAQDTGGAASQGTEAGNASAGGAHDTRGAASEAASTTEEVVGAAGASADAAGERGVGTPQEQQEAADGRRSDSQTGPSGGQI, from the coding sequence ATGAACGATTTCCAGGAACAGGCGAAGAACTGGCTCCGGAATGTCGTCAAGCAGAACCCGGACAAGATCAAAGCCGGCGTCGAGAAAGCAGGCGACCTGATCGACAAGCAGACCGGCGGGAAGTACGCGGAGAAGGTCGACGCGGTCCAGCAGAAGGTCGGCGGGTTCGTCGACAAGCAGTCCGGTGGGAGCACTCCTCCCGCTCCCGGTGCGCCTCAGGACGCGAGCCCTTCGGGCCAGGATGCGAGTACCGCCTCTGCTCAAGACACGGGTGGTGCGGCAAGCCAGGGTACGGAGGCCGGGAACGCGAGTGCCGGTGGGGCGCATGACACGAGAGGTGCGGCGAGCGAGGCTGCTTCCACCACGGAGGAGGTCGTTGGCGCGGCCGGTGCGTCGGCTGATGCCGCGGGTGAGCGCGGAGTTGGGACGCCTCAGGAGCAGCAGGAAGCTGCTGACGGGCGCCGGTCCGACTCGCAGACTGGTCCATCCGGCGGTCAGATCTAG
- a CDS encoding GNAT family N-acetyltransferase encodes MGDVGSSVVVRAGGEEDRTGIRRVLRELHGTAAEKFTLPLVRRDARTFVAVDGDDVVGVVVGTFVDYGHEPYGMIEELAVASEWRGAGTGVALLGQCRGWLAALGAEVVFVSAVGSPPRSSTCGLGSRGAWVRGCGPGVLSGGSFGG; translated from the coding sequence GTGGGCGATGTGGGCAGCAGCGTGGTTGTCCGAGCGGGCGGGGAGGAAGATCGGACGGGGATTCGGCGGGTGTTGCGTGAACTGCATGGGACGGCTGCGGAGAAGTTCACTCTGCCTCTTGTGCGGCGGGATGCGCGCACGTTTGTCGCAGTTGACGGTGATGACGTGGTGGGTGTGGTCGTCGGGACGTTTGTGGACTACGGACATGAGCCGTACGGGATGATCGAGGAGCTGGCGGTCGCCTCGGAGTGGCGCGGTGCGGGAACTGGCGTGGCGTTGCTCGGCCAGTGCCGGGGGTGGTTGGCGGCGTTGGGGGCCGAGGTGGTGTTTGTGTCGGCGGTCGGGAGTCCGCCGCGGAGTTCTACGTGCGGGCTGGGTTCACGCGGTGCGTGGGTCCGTGGTTGTGGGCCGGGTGTGCTGAGCGGCGGTAGCTTCGGGGGATGA
- a CDS encoding regulatory protein RecX, translating to MLAEREIPDEVADEVLDRFTEVGLINDAAFANAWVESRHRGRGLGKRALAQELRRRGVDDELARDALEELDPEQEEQTARELVRRKLRSMRSLDRQVAMRRLLGMLARKGYPAGLAMTIIKQELDTTHEEFPLLDPSGLEPD from the coding sequence GTGCTGGCCGAGCGAGAGATCCCGGACGAGGTGGCCGACGAGGTACTGGATCGGTTCACAGAAGTCGGGTTGATCAACGATGCGGCGTTCGCGAACGCATGGGTGGAGTCGCGCCACCGCGGACGCGGACTCGGCAAGCGCGCACTGGCGCAGGAACTCCGCCGCCGCGGCGTCGACGACGAACTGGCCCGGGACGCACTCGAGGAGCTAGATCCCGAACAGGAAGAACAAACCGCCCGCGAACTGGTCCGCCGCAAGCTGCGCTCAATGCGCTCACTGGACCGCCAGGTAGCAATGCGCCGCCTACTAGGAATGCTCGCCCGCAAGGGATACCCAGCCGGACTAGCAATGACCATCATCAAACAAGAACTCGACACCACCCACGAGGAATTCCCCCTCCTCGACCCCTCAGGCCTAGAACCCGACTAG